The following are from one region of the Leptospira terpstrae serovar Hualin str. LT 11-33 = ATCC 700639 genome:
- a CDS encoding MliC family protein translates to MQTSKHSQFIYIFNLTITTAICIISFDCSPAYEEIEIVYQAEDGQRITAVYHNPTNDVDKFSVTLEIPRGQPITLNQGAAASGVRYTDDKTLVWWTKSNVAFMMKPDGKGDWQITDRYKEILLDQNR, encoded by the coding sequence TTGCAAACATCTAAGCACTCGCAATTTATCTATATTTTTAATTTAACCATAACAACCGCTATTTGCATCATTTCTTTCGATTGTTCACCCGCTTATGAAGAAATTGAAATTGTTTACCAAGCGGAAGATGGCCAAAGGATCACGGCTGTTTATCACAATCCAACAAATGATGTAGACAAATTCTCTGTAACTCTAGAAATACCTCGTGGGCAACCGATCACCTTAAATCAAGGAGCTGCTGCCTCAGGAGTTCGTTATACGGATGACAAAACTTTGGTTTGGTGGACTAAATCTAACGTTGCGTTTATGATGAAACCAGATGGAAAAGGTGATTGGCAAATAACTGACAGATATAAAGAAATTTTATTAGATCAGAATCGTTGA